In the genome of Triticum urartu cultivar G1812 chromosome 5, Tu2.1, whole genome shotgun sequence, one region contains:
- the LOC125555805 gene encoding disease resistance protein RGA5-like has product MAPVVTAALGTFGPLLGKLTDLLANECGRPKGVRREIRSLKAELAVMHGALMKYTKIENPDGKVKIWVSLVRELSYDTEDCFDKLTHQLGDGGGQDVGFKEYFRKMARRLKTNGARHGIANQIDDLNLHIKEVKELKTSYKLDDVASSTPVEATVDPRLAALFTEEAHLVGIDDPRNELVKRYGKR; this is encoded by the coding sequence ATGGCGCCTGTGGTGACCGCTGCACTTGGCACGTTTGGTCCTCTGCTTGGGAAGCTCACCGATTTGCTCGCCAATGAGTGCGGACGGCCGAAAGGGGTCCGCCGCGAGATCCGCTCCCTCAAGGCTGAGCTTGCCGTCATGCATGGTGCGCTGATGAAGTACACCAAGATAGAGAATCCTGATGGCAAGGTCAAGATATGGGTATCGCTGGTCAGGGAGCTGTCCTACGATACCGAAGATTGTTTTGACAAGTTGACCCACCAGCTCGGCGATGGTGGGGGTCAAGACGTTGGCTTCAAGGAGTACTTCCGCAAGATGGCTCGCCGTCTAAAAACTAATGGAGCTCGGCATGGAATCGCCAACCAAATCGATGATCTGAATCTTCATATCAAGGAGGTGAAGGAACTCAAGACCAGCTACAAGCTGGATGATGTTGCTTCTAGCACCCCGGTCGAGGCAACCGTGGATCCCCGGTTGGCTGCTCTTTTCACCGAGGAGGCACACCTTGTTGGCATTGATGATCCAAGGAACGAGCTTGTGAAACGATATGGGAAGCGTTGA